The proteins below come from a single Synechococcus sp. WH 8101 genomic window:
- a CDS encoding efflux RND transporter periplasmic adaptor subunit, producing MIHRIVQGSASALVASAALLLTAPAWSHVGHGDEFQQQGDVRQVKANTETDALLGVTATQPQQGPEGLSVPTAAVVQADGKPLVFVKTATTYDPVFVQTGPTLGDQIVITEGLDPTDDVVVNGALSLYAESKKTQQAEPSAAEASADRPADQPEGNSALIAGGVAAALVVAAGATLTLRRKQQGE from the coding sequence TTGATCCACCGCATTGTTCAAGGGAGTGCCTCCGCTCTGGTCGCCTCCGCGGCGTTGCTGCTGACGGCCCCGGCCTGGTCCCACGTGGGCCATGGGGATGAATTTCAGCAGCAAGGGGATGTGCGCCAGGTGAAGGCGAACACCGAAACCGATGCCCTGTTGGGTGTGACGGCCACGCAACCACAACAGGGCCCGGAGGGTCTGAGTGTGCCGACGGCCGCGGTTGTGCAGGCGGATGGCAAACCATTGGTGTTCGTGAAAACGGCCACCACCTACGACCCGGTCTTCGTTCAGACCGGTCCCACCCTTGGCGATCAGATCGTGATCACCGAGGGCCTCGATCCCACCGACGACGTGGTGGTGAACGGTGCCCTCTCGCTGTATGCCGAATCGAAAAAAACGCAGCAGGCCGAACCCTCCGCCGCTGAGGCCAGCGCCGATCGCCCAGCTGATCAACCTGAAGGCAACAGCGCTCTGATCGCCGGTGGCGTCGCTGCTGCCCTGGTGGTGGCCGCCGGGGCAACGCTGACCCTGCGCCGCAAGCAGCAGGGCGAATGA
- the cadR gene encoding Cd(II)/Pb(II)-responsive transcriptional regulator — protein MDAVMRIGELASATGVAVETLRFYEQEQLLTPPRRSRANYRLYTEDHLEQVRFIRHCRSLDIGIDEIRRLLSLRSHPNQSCLAVNRLLDEKLLQVDHRLRELQDLQAELQQLRSCCTAPATAADCGILQSLEQAAQPDH, from the coding sequence GTGGATGCGGTGATGCGAATCGGCGAGCTCGCCAGTGCGACCGGCGTTGCTGTTGAAACCCTGCGCTTTTACGAACAGGAACAGCTGCTCACCCCGCCCCGGCGCAGTCGCGCCAATTACCGCCTCTACACCGAGGATCACCTGGAGCAGGTGCGCTTCATCCGCCACTGCCGCAGCCTCGACATCGGCATCGACGAGATCCGACGTCTCTTGTCACTTCGGAGCCATCCCAACCAGAGCTGCCTTGCCGTGAACCGGCTGCTGGACGAGAAGCTCCTGCAGGTGGACCACCGCCTGCGCGAGTTGCAGGACCTGCAGGCAGAACTGCAACAGTTGCGCTCCTGCTGCACGGCCCCGGCTACCGCCGCTGACTGCGGCATTCTCCAGAGTCTGGAGCAGGCAGCTCAACCTGATCATTGA
- the rppA gene encoding two-component system response regulator RppA, with protein sequence MRILLVEDEPDLAESLVAVLEQQGHVVDHCSDGLSAWTLLSGDLARYELALVDWMVPQLSGVELCRRLRAAGFTVPVLLLTARDGTADRVEGLDAGADDYLSKPFAMEELLARVRALQRRHPGYREPQLQVGSYSLDPSRSELTVQAPTGAVRVPLSAKELQLLTYFMEHSGDILSGSRLRNQLWDLHQDPVSNVVAAQVRLLRRKLADHGLPSPITTVPSRGYRFDADATGSASQPS encoded by the coding sequence TTGCGGATCCTGCTGGTGGAAGACGAGCCGGATCTGGCTGAATCCCTGGTCGCCGTTCTGGAGCAGCAGGGCCATGTGGTGGACCACTGCAGCGATGGCCTCTCCGCCTGGACCTTGCTCAGTGGTGATCTGGCGCGCTACGAGCTGGCGCTTGTGGACTGGATGGTGCCGCAGCTCAGTGGTGTTGAGCTCTGCCGGCGCCTGCGCGCCGCAGGCTTCACCGTGCCGGTGTTGTTGTTGACGGCCCGCGATGGCACCGCCGACCGGGTGGAAGGACTCGATGCGGGTGCGGACGACTACCTGAGCAAGCCGTTCGCCATGGAGGAACTGCTCGCCCGGGTGCGCGCCTTGCAGCGCCGCCATCCGGGCTACCGCGAGCCGCAGCTGCAGGTTGGCAGCTACAGCCTGGATCCCTCCCGCAGCGAGCTGACGGTGCAGGCGCCAACTGGCGCGGTGCGTGTGCCGCTCTCGGCCAAGGAATTGCAGCTGCTCACGTATTTCATGGAGCACTCCGGAGACATCCTCAGCGGGTCTCGCCTGCGCAACCAGCTCTGGGACCTGCATCAGGACCCGGTGAGCAATGTGGTGGCGGCGCAGGTGCGGCTGTTGCGCCGCAAGCTCGCCGATCACGGTCTGCCGTCGCCGATCACCACGGTGCCCTCCCGCGGCTATCGCTTTGATGCAGACGCCACGGGCAGCGCCTCGCAGCCGAGCTGA
- a CDS encoding DUF411 domain-containing protein: protein MSDPVMPALPLALALAGLSVAAAAPGHAAEVVSAYRSASCGCCKGWLDHIRKAGFTVQDHVVNNLPAIKQRYGVPGALGSCHTATINGYVIEGHVPVSAIQKLLKERPKVAGIAVPGMPLGSPGMESALRSETYTVFTFTRTGVIKPFQTVKG from the coding sequence ATGTCTGATCCCGTGATGCCCGCGCTCCCCCTAGCCCTCGCCCTGGCGGGCCTCTCCGTCGCCGCCGCCGCACCAGGTCACGCCGCTGAGGTGGTGTCGGCCTACCGCTCCGCCAGTTGCGGCTGTTGCAAAGGCTGGCTCGATCACATCCGGAAAGCCGGCTTCACGGTGCAGGACCACGTTGTGAACAACCTGCCGGCGATCAAGCAGCGCTATGGCGTTCCCGGCGCCCTCGGCTCCTGTCATACCGCCACGATCAACGGCTACGTGATCGAGGGGCATGTACCGGTGTCGGCGATCCAGAAGCTGCTCAAGGAGCGCCCCAAGGTGGCTGGCATCGCTGTGCCAGGCATGCCCCTGGGCTCACCCGGCATGGAGTCGGCGCTGCGGAGTGAGACCTACACCGTATTCACCTTCACCAGAACAGGGGTGATCAAGCCGTTCCAGACGGTGAAGGGTTGA
- a CDS encoding MauE/DoxX family redox-associated membrane protein, with protein sequence MEQTPTSGSAALRDVRLYRMDTADHACPWGLRAVALLQSQGIAFEDHRLRSPEEVEAFKRAHGVSTTPQVFSGQQRIGGYSDLAARLGVRAERADVSYTPVIVVFATAALMALALGVGVRSFMGLAITLLAMLKLMDVPAFAASFLKYDLLSQRWRVWSRLYPGLELLVGLGMLTPPSISALDGLVGAVAVLLGGMGMLSVGKAVFIDHLALNCACVGGNTRTPLGVVSFAENLIMTLMGAAMALDAVAHRLPWSGLP encoded by the coding sequence ATGGAGCAGACCCCGACCAGCGGCAGCGCAGCTCTGCGCGATGTGCGTCTCTACCGAATGGACACGGCTGATCACGCCTGCCCGTGGGGGCTGCGGGCGGTGGCGCTGCTGCAGAGCCAGGGCATTGCGTTTGAGGACCACCGCCTGCGCAGCCCTGAGGAGGTGGAAGCGTTCAAACGCGCCCACGGGGTGAGCACCACCCCGCAGGTGTTCAGCGGCCAGCAACGCATCGGTGGCTACAGCGATCTGGCGGCACGGCTGGGGGTTCGGGCCGAGCGAGCAGACGTGAGCTACACACCGGTGATCGTCGTGTTTGCCACCGCGGCCTTGATGGCCCTTGCCCTTGGCGTGGGTGTGCGCAGTTTCATGGGCCTGGCCATCACTCTGCTGGCCATGCTCAAGCTGATGGATGTGCCGGCCTTTGCCGCCAGCTTCCTCAAGTACGACCTGCTCAGCCAACGCTGGCGAGTCTGGAGCCGCCTCTATCCAGGCCTTGAACTGCTGGTGGGGCTGGGCATGCTCACGCCGCCGTCCATCTCCGCTCTCGATGGGCTGGTGGGAGCGGTGGCGGTGTTGTTGGGCGGAATGGGCATGCTGTCGGTGGGCAAGGCGGTGTTCATCGATCACCTCGCCCTCAACTGCGCCTGCGTGGGTGGCAACACGCGCACACCGCTTGGCGTGGTGAGTTTTGCCGAGAATCTGATCATGACCTTGATGGGCGCGGCGATGGCACTGGATGCCGTTGCTCATCGCTTGCCGTGGAGTGGATTGCCATGA
- a CDS encoding cell wall metabolism sensor histidine kinase WalK codes for MAGLEHNLIRRARLRLAGLSLLVMGSILYAAGFSMGRLLLQAQEQALQSELVNLAGTLHDSLKPVLPPPSAGPASLATVLPGLCLADRPCPAPTTLIERHALGVTDPERFQLQILNGEGEVVATSPPSREPTPGSLMLTTSVVLHRSHGDQEQDWGSLRLSRSLAGLEAEAQRLWWLGHGVFVLALVVIALASWWLAGLAMAPLIEAYQRQEQFSADVAHELRTPLANLLAVAEAQRAQPGIERVLAQGQRLQQLIADLLLLASLERPGAKTPMQRCDLAEITADVVEDWSEIAVASEQTLSMALEAETTTLRGNERELSRLLINLISNALQHSPCGGTVEVRLETQGRWLALSVRDQGPGISLEDQQRIFERFTRLQPDRSRQNGGSGLGLAIAQAIANRHGGEIRVASEPGHGATFTALLPAIG; via the coding sequence ATGGCAGGGCTTGAGCACAACTTGATCCGGCGTGCACGCCTGCGGCTGGCGGGCCTCTCCCTGCTCGTGATGGGGAGCATCCTCTATGCAGCGGGATTCTCGATGGGCCGGCTGTTGCTGCAGGCCCAGGAACAGGCCCTGCAGAGCGAGCTGGTCAACCTGGCCGGCACCCTGCACGACAGTCTCAAGCCCGTGCTCCCGCCGCCTTCGGCAGGACCTGCCTCACTGGCCACGGTGCTGCCTGGGCTTTGCCTGGCGGATCGCCCCTGCCCTGCGCCCACAACCCTGATCGAGCGCCATGCGCTCGGCGTCACCGATCCGGAACGGTTTCAGCTGCAGATCCTCAACGGTGAGGGAGAGGTTGTGGCCACATCCCCACCATCTCGGGAGCCAACCCCCGGTTCGCTGATGCTCACCACCAGCGTTGTGCTGCACCGCTCTCACGGCGATCAGGAACAGGACTGGGGCAGCTTGCGCCTCAGCCGCAGCCTCGCTGGCCTGGAGGCGGAGGCACAGCGCCTGTGGTGGCTCGGCCACGGCGTGTTTGTGCTGGCGTTGGTGGTGATCGCGCTGGCGAGCTGGTGGCTGGCCGGCCTGGCGATGGCACCGTTGATCGAGGCCTACCAGCGCCAGGAGCAATTCAGCGCGGATGTGGCCCATGAGCTGCGCACGCCCCTGGCCAACTTGCTTGCTGTTGCTGAGGCTCAACGTGCCCAACCTGGAATCGAGCGGGTTCTGGCTCAGGGCCAACGGCTGCAGCAGCTGATCGCCGATCTGTTGCTGTTGGCCAGCCTGGAGCGGCCCGGCGCCAAGACGCCGATGCAGCGCTGCGACCTGGCTGAGATCACAGCGGATGTTGTGGAGGACTGGTCCGAGATCGCGGTGGCATCGGAGCAGACCTTGTCGATGGCGCTGGAAGCAGAGACCACCACGCTGCGCGGAAACGAGCGGGAACTGAGCCGGCTTCTGATCAATCTGATCAGCAATGCGCTGCAGCACTCACCCTGTGGTGGAACGGTGGAAGTGCGCCTGGAAACTCAGGGCCGCTGGTTGGCTTTGAGCGTTCGCGATCAAGGCCCCGGCATCTCGCTGGAGGATCAACAGCGGATCTTTGAGCGCTTCACACGCCTGCAACCGGATCGCTCGCGTCAGAACGGTGGTAGTGGCCTGGGGCTGGCCATCGCTCAGGCGATCGCAAACCGCCATGGGGGAGAGATCCGCGTGGCGTCAGAACCGGGGCACGGAGCCACATTCACGGCACTGCTGCCAGCGATCGGCTGA
- a CDS encoding DMT family transporter, with protein sequence MRLHADPQARGQWAGLIAAVLFGCSAPVISTLTHAGSALSLAGLLYGGAALVLWPLRLVQPAATQEAPVQPSDWKALVALTLLGGVIGPLALVHGLALLPAASSSLLLNLETVFTLLIAVVIGKEHLGRRGLLAAALTLAGAALLSGGSLAGSTWPGTALIALATLAWGIDNNISQRLSLRDPLQIASFKAIGAALPMLALAWALEERFPSPAQMALVLLIGALGYGLSIWLDLLALRALGAAREAVIFATAPFVGALFSVVVLRDALTLPLAMAAGLMVAGVVLLLRDEHSHRHHHAAQRHHHRHRHDPSDPDPHHNHAHPSDAQLAYPGDRPYWHAHEHEHEELEHKHPHVSDAHHRHRHQ encoded by the coding sequence ATGCGCCTGCACGCTGATCCGCAGGCGCGAGGCCAGTGGGCCGGACTGATCGCTGCCGTGCTGTTCGGTTGCAGTGCTCCTGTGATCAGCACGCTCACGCACGCAGGCTCGGCCCTCAGCCTGGCTGGGCTGCTCTATGGCGGTGCGGCCCTGGTGCTTTGGCCGCTGCGCTTGGTGCAGCCAGCGGCGACGCAGGAAGCCCCGGTGCAACCGAGCGACTGGAAGGCTCTGGTGGCGTTGACGCTGCTCGGCGGAGTGATCGGCCCTCTGGCCCTGGTGCATGGCCTGGCTCTGTTGCCCGCCGCCTCCAGTTCACTCCTGCTCAATCTGGAAACGGTGTTCACCTTGTTGATTGCCGTAGTGATCGGCAAGGAACATCTGGGTCGGCGTGGCCTGCTTGCCGCTGCGCTCACCCTCGCCGGCGCCGCCCTGCTCTCAGGCGGATCGCTGGCAGGAAGCACCTGGCCAGGCACGGCGTTGATCGCTCTGGCCACCCTGGCCTGGGGCATCGACAACAACATCAGCCAGCGGCTGTCGCTCCGGGACCCATTGCAGATCGCCAGCTTCAAAGCGATCGGAGCCGCCCTGCCGATGCTTGCGCTTGCGTGGGCTCTGGAGGAGCGCTTTCCATCGCCTGCCCAGATGGCTCTGGTGCTGCTGATTGGAGCGCTGGGCTATGGCCTCTCGATCTGGCTGGATCTGTTGGCACTGCGTGCCCTTGGTGCTGCCCGTGAAGCCGTGATCTTTGCCACGGCACCCTTCGTTGGAGCGCTCTTCTCTGTGGTGGTGTTGCGTGATGCACTCACCCTGCCATTGGCGATGGCTGCAGGACTGATGGTCGCCGGTGTGGTTCTACTGCTCAGGGACGAGCACAGCCACAGGCATCACCACGCGGCGCAGCGCCATCACCATCGCCACCGCCATGACCCGAGCGACCCAGATCCCCATCACAACCACGCCCATCCTTCCGACGCTCAACTGGCTTATCCAGGCGATCGGCCCTATTGGCATGCCCATGAACATGAGCACGAGGAGCTTGAGCACAAGCATCCCCATGTGAGCGACGCGCACCACCGTCACAGACACCAGTGA
- a CDS encoding efflux RND transporter periplasmic adaptor subunit produces the protein MTNTLARTLTRFTGKLDASPQKAWWIANRAVALPFVFVVALLLAFGLGRHSRSPNSTTPQADSAQISGENRTIPLTEQQLRQAGLTLIRPELSTTIERPITGFVEAHVGARALVGMPVAGQVMRLLVAPGQRVQAGSVLAEVRSPEAAAIRAEADGSAATAQSLEQQYQRALPMARQGALAWHELETRRIASVKARTDARSAQAKVRAIGSPTSAGVLQIRSPITGTVAALDATPGSVLPAGSDLAEITDTSGRELRFMVSPLLAANLKSDQVLRVKAGSQEMRARVVAVAPDSASANRVMIVRATPVAGALPPTGTAVTAFALVPSSEQQFTVPRQAVQLLNGEPVVYRYQRGSAEPVRVVLGPARSDQLEIVQGLQGGEQILSGNTAVLLQGDAPAR, from the coding sequence ATGACCAACACCCTCGCAAGAACGCTCACCCGGTTCACCGGGAAGCTGGATGCCAGCCCGCAGAAGGCCTGGTGGATCGCCAACCGTGCTGTGGCCTTGCCCTTCGTTTTCGTGGTGGCATTGCTCCTCGCTTTCGGCCTGGGCCGCCACAGCCGATCACCGAACAGCACAACGCCGCAAGCCGATTCGGCTCAGATTTCAGGTGAAAACCGAACCATTCCCCTCACGGAGCAGCAACTCCGCCAGGCGGGCTTGACGCTGATCCGGCCTGAACTGAGCACCACCATCGAGCGGCCGATCACCGGATTCGTGGAGGCCCATGTGGGTGCCCGCGCGCTGGTGGGGATGCCGGTGGCGGGCCAGGTGATGCGTTTGCTCGTGGCCCCGGGACAAAGGGTGCAGGCCGGATCGGTACTGGCCGAGGTGCGTAGCCCGGAGGCGGCAGCCATCCGCGCAGAAGCCGACGGCTCCGCCGCCACAGCGCAATCGCTGGAGCAGCAGTATCAGCGGGCCCTGCCGATGGCACGCCAGGGTGCCCTGGCCTGGCATGAGCTCGAAACACGGCGGATCGCCAGCGTGAAGGCGCGCACTGATGCCCGCTCAGCTCAGGCGAAGGTCAGGGCCATCGGTTCTCCCACCAGCGCTGGTGTGCTTCAGATCCGCAGCCCGATCACCGGCACGGTGGCCGCTCTGGATGCTACCCCAGGATCGGTGTTGCCGGCCGGTAGTGATCTGGCGGAGATCACCGATACCTCGGGCCGTGAACTGCGCTTCATGGTGTCGCCTCTGTTGGCCGCCAACCTGAAGAGCGATCAGGTGCTGCGCGTGAAAGCAGGGAGCCAGGAAATGCGCGCCCGGGTGGTGGCCGTGGCGCCGGATTCCGCCAGCGCCAACCGCGTGATGATCGTGCGCGCCACGCCCGTGGCAGGGGCTTTACCCCCCACCGGAACAGCGGTGACGGCCTTTGCCCTGGTGCCGTCGAGCGAGCAGCAGTTCACCGTGCCCCGTCAAGCGGTGCAACTGCTGAACGGTGAGCCGGTGGTCTACCGCTATCAGCGCGGCTCCGCCGAGCCGGTGCGGGTGGTACTCGGGCCAGCCCGATCGGATCAATTGGAGATTGTGCAGGGGTTACAGGGCGGTGAGCAGATCCTCAGTGGCAACACGGCTGTGTTGCTCCAGGGAGATGCGCCTGCACGCTGA
- a CDS encoding efflux RND transporter permease subunit — protein MIEALLNTTLRFSIARRWLVVVAAVVVSVAGLGMLRQMPLDVFPPFAPPQVDVQITADGLSPEEVETRITLPVESALNGIAGVETVRSSSKAGLSMVQVVFNQNADIYRARQSVSERMQQVETQLPANAAAPEISPLVSPLGTILQVAFTVEPGGTTSLMDLQQLVLRSYRNPILAVPGVAQITVYGGEEAQYQVLLDPQELQVKGVSLKAVMQGVSAAMSTSPGGFLVAGGQERLIRPLAQIQQTSDLADVAVTDQQGRPVLLSTLAEVQRGPALKRGDASFNGQPAVVLMVIKQPDVDTPTVTRAVEQRIAELNRTLPTDVRVKRTFRQSNFIDTALRNVSESLLLGIVIVSLVIVAFLMNWRAAVITLSAIPLSLLVGLMLMKAFGLGLNTMTLGGLVVAIGSVVDDSIVDMENCYRGLRRNQSSPTPRSPLQVVFDTSVEVRQPVLFSTLIIAVVFAPIFSLTGVEGRIFAPMGLAYLFSIGASTLVAVTLSPALCAILLAPVQLPPENTWIANRCERIYRPWLAMALAQPQRLLAIALSLVVGTALILPSLGRVFLPEFREQSLVNSMVLYPGVSLEMTNRAGLALTRSLQDSPLVEWVQLRTGRAPGDADGAGVNLAHVDVELSARAMDNRPAALAELRKAFLKIPGVAPNIGGFISHRMDEVLSGVRSAIAIKIYGTDLAELRRLGEAVVKVVEPIEGVVDLQLEPQLPIPQIQIHYDRPLAAALGLSIEDLAQAVEIALNGKVAGHVVEAGVRSDVLVQLNAASRSSLDAIRALPVAFSNGMTVPLGSVAWVEEGLGNNIVNREDVSRLIVVSANVSGRALGSVVRDIQRVVAREVRLPQGYAIRYGGQFESEERATGSLVLYSLVAVVVIMLLMITAVKSVPATVAIMLNLPLALVGGVVAVLLSGAVLSVASLIGFITLFGVAVRNGLLLVDNYNRRHAAGQPLHTVIEEGSLERLNAILMTALSSALGTLPLAVAFGAGSEILQPLAVVVLGGLITSTALTLLVIPALYARFGRWLLPAAQLSSLSADL, from the coding sequence ATGATCGAAGCGCTGCTCAACACCACCCTGCGCTTCTCGATCGCCCGCCGCTGGCTGGTGGTGGTGGCCGCCGTGGTGGTCAGCGTTGCTGGCCTGGGGATGCTCCGCCAGATGCCGCTGGATGTGTTTCCGCCGTTCGCCCCACCGCAGGTGGATGTGCAGATCACAGCCGATGGCCTGTCGCCGGAGGAGGTGGAAACGCGCATCACCCTGCCGGTGGAATCGGCGCTGAATGGCATCGCCGGCGTGGAGACCGTGCGCTCCTCCTCCAAGGCGGGGCTCTCGATGGTGCAGGTGGTGTTCAACCAGAACGCCGACATCTATCGGGCCCGCCAATCGGTGTCCGAGCGGATGCAGCAGGTGGAGACCCAGTTGCCGGCCAATGCCGCAGCGCCGGAGATCTCACCGCTGGTATCGCCCCTGGGCACGATTCTTCAGGTCGCCTTCACAGTGGAACCCGGCGGCACCACGTCGCTGATGGATCTGCAACAGCTGGTGCTGCGCTCCTATCGCAACCCGATCCTGGCGGTGCCTGGGGTGGCGCAGATCACTGTCTATGGCGGGGAAGAAGCGCAGTATCAGGTGCTCCTCGATCCGCAGGAACTGCAGGTGAAAGGGGTCAGCCTCAAAGCTGTGATGCAGGGGGTCTCTGCGGCGATGTCCACCAGCCCGGGAGGCTTCCTCGTAGCTGGCGGCCAGGAGCGCCTGATCCGGCCGCTGGCTCAGATCCAGCAGACGAGCGATCTGGCGGATGTAGCGGTGACCGATCAGCAGGGCCGGCCTGTGCTGCTCTCCACCCTGGCGGAGGTGCAGCGGGGGCCTGCCTTGAAACGGGGCGACGCCAGCTTCAACGGTCAACCGGCGGTGGTGCTGATGGTGATCAAGCAGCCGGATGTGGATACGCCCACGGTCACCCGTGCGGTGGAGCAGCGCATCGCTGAGCTCAATCGCACCCTGCCGACGGATGTGCGGGTGAAGCGCACCTTCAGGCAGAGCAATTTCATCGACACTGCGCTGCGCAATGTGAGCGAATCGCTGTTGCTCGGGATTGTGATCGTGTCCCTGGTGATCGTGGCCTTTCTGATGAACTGGCGCGCAGCCGTGATCACCCTCAGCGCCATTCCCCTGTCGCTGTTGGTTGGCCTGATGTTGATGAAGGCCTTTGGCCTTGGCCTCAACACCATGACCCTGGGCGGTTTGGTGGTGGCGATCGGCTCGGTGGTCGACGACTCGATCGTCGACATGGAGAACTGCTACCGCGGTCTGCGCCGCAATCAGAGCAGTCCCACACCACGGTCGCCGCTGCAGGTGGTGTTCGACACCTCGGTGGAGGTGCGTCAGCCGGTGCTGTTCTCCACCCTGATTATCGCGGTGGTGTTTGCCCCGATCTTTTCGCTCACGGGGGTGGAGGGCCGCATCTTTGCGCCGATGGGCCTGGCCTATCTCTTCTCGATCGGCGCGTCCACCCTGGTGGCGGTGACGCTCTCGCCGGCTCTCTGCGCCATTTTGCTCGCGCCGGTGCAGCTGCCGCCCGAAAACACCTGGATCGCCAACCGCTGCGAACGGATCTATCGGCCCTGGCTGGCGATGGCGCTGGCGCAACCGCAGCGGCTGCTCGCGATCGCCCTGAGCCTGGTGGTGGGCACCGCGCTGATCCTGCCCAGCCTGGGCCGGGTGTTCCTGCCGGAGTTCCGCGAGCAGTCGCTGGTGAATTCGATGGTGCTCTATCCAGGTGTGTCGCTGGAGATGACCAATCGCGCCGGCCTGGCGCTGACGCGCTCGCTGCAGGACAGTCCGCTGGTGGAGTGGGTGCAGCTGCGCACCGGCCGTGCTCCCGGCGATGCCGACGGAGCCGGGGTGAACCTGGCCCACGTGGATGTGGAGCTGAGCGCCAGGGCCATGGACAACAGGCCCGCCGCGCTTGCGGAATTGCGCAAGGCCTTCCTGAAGATTCCCGGTGTGGCCCCGAACATCGGTGGCTTCATCTCGCACCGCATGGATGAGGTGCTCTCCGGTGTGCGCAGCGCCATCGCCATCAAGATCTATGGCACCGATCTGGCGGAGTTGCGGCGCCTCGGCGAAGCCGTGGTGAAGGTGGTGGAGCCGATTGAGGGGGTAGTGGATCTGCAGCTTGAGCCCCAACTGCCCATCCCCCAGATTCAGATCCACTACGACCGCCCCCTGGCGGCCGCCCTCGGACTGAGCATCGAGGATCTGGCCCAGGCCGTGGAGATCGCCCTCAACGGCAAGGTGGCGGGCCATGTTGTGGAAGCCGGCGTGCGCAGCGATGTGCTCGTGCAGCTCAATGCCGCCAGCCGCAGCAGTCTCGACGCCATCCGGGCCCTGCCGGTGGCCTTCTCCAATGGCATGACCGTGCCCCTCGGCAGCGTGGCCTGGGTGGAGGAGGGTCTCGGCAACAACATCGTCAACCGGGAAGATGTCTCCCGCCTGATCGTTGTCTCCGCCAACGTGAGCGGCCGCGCTCTCGGTTCGGTGGTGCGGGACATCCAGCGGGTCGTGGCACGCGAGGTTCGCCTACCGCAGGGCTATGCGATCCGCTACGGAGGTCAATTCGAATCAGAAGAACGTGCCACAGGCAGCCTGGTGCTCTACAGCCTGGTGGCGGTGGTGGTGATCATGTTGTTGATGATCACGGCCGTGAAATCAGTGCCCGCCACTGTCGCGATCATGCTCAATCTGCCGCTGGCGCTGGTGGGTGGTGTGGTGGCGGTGTTGCTCAGCGGTGCGGTGTTGTCGGTGGCGTCGTTGATCGGCTTCATCACGTTGTTCGGTGTGGCCGTGCGCAATGGATTGCTGCTGGTGGACAACTACAACCGCCGCCATGCCGCTGGCCAGCCTCTGCACACCGTGATTGAGGAGGGAAGCCTGGAGCGCCTGAACGCCATCTTGATGACGGCGCTGTCCTCGGCCCTGGGAACGCTGCCTCTGGCTGTGGCCTTTGGCGCCGGCAGTGAAATCCTCCAGCCGCTGGCGGTGGTGGTGCTCGGCGGCCTGATCACCTCCACCGCGCTCACCCTGCTGGTGATCCCGGCTCTCTATGCCCGTTTCGGACGCTGGTTGCTCCCCGCAGCGCAACTGTCGTCGCTCTCTGCAGACCTCTGA